In Candidatus Leptovillus gracilis, one DNA window encodes the following:
- a CDS encoding class I SAM-dependent methyltransferase — protein MTRLANIEKAGYFPLPPTVTSLIASHITAPHGGRLLDTCGGEGAALVALAESLGLEPYGVELHEDRAKIAQERIADFGLRIGDRLRNPQSEIPAPRQLLEPEKSPQRLQPALPQPALPAG, from the coding sequence ATGACCCGACTCGCCAATATCGAAAAAGCGGGGTACTTCCCCCTGCCCCCGACTGTTACGTCCCTCATCGCCAGCCACATCACCGCCCCGCACGGTGGCCGTCTGCTGGACACGTGCGGCGGTGAAGGCGCAGCGCTGGTCGCCCTGGCCGAGAGCCTGGGCCTGGAACCTTACGGCGTCGAGCTGCACGAAGACCGGGCGAAAATAGCCCAGGAAAGAATTGCGGATTTCGGATTGCGGATTGGAGACAGATTACGCAATCCGCAATCCGAAATTCCTGCTCCACGACAGCTACTTGAGCCTGAAAAGTCCCCGCAGCGGCTACAACCTGCTCTACCTCAACCCGCCCTACCTGCGGGATGA